One window from the genome of Nisaea sediminum encodes:
- a CDS encoding MaoC family dehydratase — MSPDGAMMLPVVSHAPEKIGRYFLEDLAPGMRAEFSRKVTGAMVEQFASVSGDRNPIHFDEDYARGTIFRERIVHGMLSAGFFSSLFGTVMPGQGSVYLKQNLKFVAPVRYEDEVKAEIEVLEIQEAKSRVLFATRCYVNEQLVIDGDALIMVPSRPH; from the coding sequence ATGTCCCCCGACGGAGCCATGATGTTACCGGTCGTGTCGCACGCACCGGAGAAGATCGGCCGCTATTTTCTCGAGGACCTTGCTCCGGGAATGCGTGCCGAATTCAGCCGTAAGGTCACGGGGGCGATGGTCGAGCAATTCGCCAGTGTTTCTGGCGACCGCAACCCGATCCATTTTGACGAGGATTATGCGCGCGGTACGATCTTCCGCGAGCGCATCGTCCACGGGATGCTCTCGGCGGGTTTTTTCTCGTCGCTGTTCGGAACGGTCATGCCGGGACAGGGAAGCGTCTACCTGAAGCAGAATCTCAAGTTCGTCGCTCCCGTCCGCTATGAGGACGAGGTCAAGGCCGAGATCGAGGTGCTGGAGATCCAGGAAGCGAAGAGCCGTGTCCTGTTCGCCACGCGTTGCTATGTCAACGAGCAGTTGGTCATCGACGGCGACGCATTGATCATGGTACCCAGCCGTCCGCACTAG
- a CDS encoding bifunctional riboflavin kinase/FAD synthetase: protein MRIIRSLGDVTSDDRGAIAAVGNFDGVHLGHKAVIGQAQRAAHLAGVPAAVLTFEPHPRMLFQPDAQAFRLTSAALRAEAIAALGVNILFELGFDDAFSHLSAEDFIAQVLHRGLGLRHVIIGHDFFFGHRRRGTPEMLQEFGIRLGFGVSVVDAVTEEDGAVYSSSRVRQCLKEGDPRGAAALLGRPWEVEAEVIKGDQRGRTIGFPTANLQLADILHPAHGVYAVRARDVEGGEWWNGVANFGRRPTVNDRGPLLEVNLFDVSPDLYGRKLRVQFIDFIRPEMKFSGLDELKAQIARDAEVAREKLSG from the coding sequence ATGCGGATAATTCGGAGTCTCGGGGACGTTACCTCGGACGATCGCGGCGCGATCGCCGCTGTCGGCAATTTCGACGGGGTTCATCTCGGCCACAAGGCGGTGATCGGGCAGGCCCAGCGCGCGGCGCACCTCGCCGGCGTGCCGGCGGCCGTCCTGACCTTCGAGCCGCATCCGCGCATGCTCTTCCAGCCCGACGCGCAGGCCTTCCGGCTGACGAGTGCCGCCCTGCGCGCTGAAGCGATCGCCGCGCTCGGGGTCAATATCCTGTTCGAACTCGGCTTCGACGACGCCTTCTCCCATCTCTCGGCGGAGGATTTCATCGCGCAGGTGCTGCATCGCGGCCTCGGGCTCCGGCATGTCATCATCGGTCACGACTTCTTCTTCGGCCATCGCCGCCGGGGCACGCCCGAAATGCTGCAGGAGTTCGGCATCCGGCTCGGCTTCGGCGTTTCGGTGGTGGATGCGGTGACGGAAGAGGACGGCGCGGTCTATTCCTCGAGCCGGGTGCGCCAGTGCCTGAAGGAAGGCGATCCGCGCGGCGCGGCCGCGCTGCTCGGCCGTCCCTGGGAAGTCGAGGCCGAAGTCATCAAGGGCGACCAGCGCGGACGGACGATCGGCTTTCCGACCGCCAATCTTCAGCTCGCCGACATCCTGCACCCGGCGCACGGCGTCTATGCGGTGCGGGCGCGGGACGTCGAGGGCGGCGAATGGTGGAACGGCGTGGCGAATTTCGGGCGCCGGCCGACGGTCAACGACCGCGGTCCGCTGCTCGAGGTCAATCTGTTCGACGTGTCGCCGGACCTTTACGGGCGCAAACTCCGCGTGCAATTCATTGACTTTATCCGCCCGGAAATGAAATTTAGCGGCCTCGACGAACTGAAGGCGCAAATCGCGCGCGACGCGGAAGTCGCGCGGGAGAAACTGTCCGGATAA